CGCCGGGCGAGATCCGCGACCTGAGCGATGCGCTGGAGACGCTGCGGGCCGGGCGCGAGGAGCTGTTGCGCGACTGGGTGGAGCGGGTGCGCGACAACCAGTCCATGCACACCGGCCAGGCCATGGCCGACCCCATCCTGCTGGACCACATCCCCCAGCTGTTCGACGCCATTTTGGACCGGCTGGAGATCAACCGGCCGCGGGAAGATGCGGAGCAGTTCGCCGCCATCCACGGCTTCGCGCGGCGGCTGAGCGGCTACAACATCGCCGAGACGGTGCTGGAGCTGCTGATGTTCCGGCGCGCGATCTGGGCGCACATGACCGCCGTGGGAGCGCGCGTGCGCGGCGCCTACGCCGCCATGGAGGCCATCGACGGCATGGTGGACCGGGCCGTCCTCTCCAGCCTCAACGCCTTCCTGGACCCGGACGCCGGCCTCCTCGAACGCGAAGCCCGCGCCCGCGAGGAATAGACGCCGGCCGGTGCGGACGAACCGAGGGGCGCCAGGGAATCTCCCCGGCGCCCCCCTTCGCATCTACCCATCGGAACCGCCCGATGATCGGCGGACGACGCCCGAACGCGAATCTCCGGCTACGCAGCCGACGAGGTGATGCGCGGGGGCGGGAGAGCCGCCGCATCCGTCTCGCCGTCCGTGATCGCGAGGGGCGCGGCGGGCGGAGCCGTCAGCGGCGCCAGGAAGGCGGGAATGCGGCGGGCGAGCACGCCGAACAGCTCCTTCGACGCGTTCACCACCACGCGGGTGACGTCGCCGGCCAGGAGCCCCAGGGCGGAGGCCAGGTCCAGCGCCTCGCCGTCCGCCGGGCCGAGGGCGCGGAGGACGGCGGCGCGGTGCTTGAGCAGCAGCGGGCGCACGTAGCGCACCGGGTTGAAGCCGGGCACGTGCCGCGCACCCAGCCCCTCGATGAGCGCCACCGCGCGCCCGAAGTACGTCATCTCGCCGGTG
The Longimicrobiaceae bacterium DNA segment above includes these coding regions:
- a CDS encoding RsbRD N-terminal domain-containing protein codes for the protein MDARSEFYTPGEIRDLSDALETLRAGREELLRDWVERVRDNQSMHTGQAMADPILLDHIPQLFDAILDRLEINRPREDAEQFAAIHGFARRLSGYNIAETVLELLMFRRAIWAHMTAVGARVRGAYAAMEAIDGMVDRAVLSSLNAFLDPDAGLLEREARAREE